A portion of the Streptomyces platensis genome contains these proteins:
- the glpK gene encoding glycerol kinase GlpK yields MSDTPSTASHGHGPFIAAIDQGTTSSRCIVFDKDGRIVSVDQKEHEQIFPKPGWVEHDATEIWTNVQQVVDSAVHKAGLTAADVKAIGITNQRETTVMWDRTTGEPVHNAIVWQDTRTDALCKELGRNVGQDRFRRETGLPLASYFAGPKIRWLLDNVEGLRERAERGDILFGTMDSWVIWNLTGGVDGGVHVTDVTNASRTMLMNLHRLEWDPKILASMEIPAAVLPEIKSSAEVYGRTTGGVLAGVPVASALGDQQAALFGQTCFEQGEAKSTYGTGTFMLMNTGHEPVNSYNGLLTTVGYRIGDQQPVYALEGSIAVTGSLVQWMRDQMGLINSAAEIETLASTVEDNGGAYFVPAFSGLFAPYWRSDARGVIAGLTRYVTKAHIARAVLEATAWQTREITDAMTKDSGVELTALKVDGGMTSNNLLMQTISDFLDAPVVRPMVAETTCLGAAYAAGLAVGFWSSTDELRANWRRAAEWTPRMDAATRDREYKSWLKAVERTMGWIEDEE; encoded by the coding sequence ATGAGCGACACCCCCAGCACCGCCTCCCACGGGCACGGCCCGTTCATCGCGGCCATCGACCAGGGCACCACGTCCAGCCGCTGCATCGTCTTCGACAAGGACGGCCGGATCGTCTCGGTCGACCAGAAGGAGCACGAGCAGATCTTCCCGAAGCCGGGCTGGGTGGAGCACGACGCCACCGAGATCTGGACCAACGTCCAGCAGGTCGTCGACAGCGCCGTCCACAAGGCCGGGCTGACCGCCGCCGACGTCAAGGCGATCGGTATCACCAACCAGCGCGAGACCACCGTGATGTGGGACCGCACCACCGGTGAGCCGGTCCACAACGCGATCGTCTGGCAGGACACCCGCACCGACGCGCTCTGCAAGGAGCTCGGCCGCAATGTCGGCCAGGACCGCTTCCGCCGGGAGACCGGTCTGCCGCTGGCCTCGTACTTCGCGGGCCCGAAGATCCGCTGGCTGCTCGACAACGTCGAGGGCCTGCGCGAGCGCGCCGAGCGCGGCGACATCCTCTTCGGCACCATGGACTCCTGGGTCATCTGGAACCTGACCGGCGGCGTCGACGGCGGCGTGCACGTCACCGACGTCACCAACGCCTCGCGCACCATGCTGATGAACCTCCACCGCCTGGAGTGGGACCCGAAGATCCTCGCGTCGATGGAGATCCCGGCGGCCGTGCTGCCGGAGATCAAGTCGTCCGCCGAGGTCTACGGCCGCACCACCGGCGGTGTGCTGGCCGGTGTGCCGGTCGCCTCGGCGCTCGGTGACCAGCAGGCCGCGCTGTTCGGCCAGACCTGCTTCGAGCAGGGCGAGGCCAAGTCCACGTACGGCACCGGCACCTTCATGCTGATGAACACCGGCCACGAGCCGGTCAATTCGTACAACGGACTGCTGACCACGGTCGGTTACCGCATCGGCGACCAGCAGCCGGTCTACGCCCTGGAAGGCTCCATCGCCGTCACCGGCTCGCTCGTCCAGTGGATGCGCGACCAGATGGGGCTCATCAACAGCGCGGCCGAGATCGAGACCCTGGCCAGCACGGTCGAGGACAACGGCGGCGCGTACTTCGTACCGGCCTTCTCCGGCCTGTTCGCCCCCTACTGGCGCTCGGACGCGCGCGGCGTCATCGCGGGCCTGACCCGCTATGTCACCAAGGCGCACATCGCACGCGCCGTACTCGAGGCCACCGCCTGGCAGACCCGCGAGATCACCGACGCCATGACCAAGGACTCCGGCGTCGAGCTGACCGCGCTCAAGGTCGACGGCGGGATGACCTCCAACAACCTGCTGATGCAGACCATCTCGGACTTCCTGGACGCCCCTGTGGTGCGCCCGATGGTCGCCGAGACCACCTGCCTCGGCGCTGCCTACGCGGCCGGACTGGCCGTCGGCTTCTGGTCCAGCACCGACGAACTGCGCGCCAACTGGCGCCGGGCCGCCGAGTGGACCCCCCGGATGGATGCGGCCACCCGTGACCGCGAGTACAAGAGCTGGCTCAAGGCCGTCGAGCGGACCATGGGCTGGATCGAGGACGAGGAGTAA
- a CDS encoding glycerol-3-phosphate dehydrogenase/oxidase, which yields MSTLQSVPALGTHPASGSHASRAETREQLSRATYDLLVIGGGILGISTAWHAAQAGLRVALVDAGDFAGATSSASSKLLHGGLRYLQTGAVKLVAENHFERRAVSRQVAPHLANPLTFYLPVYKGGPHGAAKLGAGVFAYSALSAFGDGVGHVISPAKAARDVPELRTDNLKAVAVYGDDQMNDSRMALMTVRAAAAAGATVLNHAEVTGLRFTQGRVTGAELKDRTDGQEFGVNARLVLNATGPWVDHLRKMEDPNSAPSIRLSKGAHLVLKRTAPWKAALATPIDKYRITFALPWEDMLLLGTTDEEFEGDPADVSVTEKDTAQILDEAAFSVRDQQLSRDLITYSFAGLRVLPGGPGDTSKAKRETVVTEGSGGMLSVAGGKWTTFRHIGRTVMNKLAALPGHPLAEDMEPIAHLPKKLPLPGIANPNAVAHRLLVDGGTPGPRMAPETARHLATHYGSLSFDIARLANDNPALAERIHPDAPEIWAQVAYARDHEWAETVDDVLRRRTTLMIRGLDTEDVRAKVKDMLAG from the coding sequence ATGAGCACCCTGCAGAGCGTCCCGGCACTCGGGACGCACCCGGCCAGTGGTTCGCACGCGAGCCGTGCCGAGACCCGGGAGCAGCTTTCCCGGGCGACGTACGACCTCCTGGTGATCGGCGGCGGCATCCTGGGCATCTCCACCGCCTGGCACGCCGCACAGGCCGGACTGCGGGTGGCCCTGGTGGACGCCGGTGACTTCGCCGGCGCCACCTCCTCCGCCTCCTCCAAGCTGCTGCACGGCGGTCTGCGTTACCTGCAGACCGGCGCGGTCAAGCTGGTGGCGGAGAACCACTTCGAGCGGCGTGCGGTGTCCCGCCAGGTGGCACCGCACCTCGCCAACCCCCTGACCTTCTACCTGCCCGTCTACAAGGGCGGCCCGCACGGCGCCGCCAAGCTGGGCGCGGGCGTCTTCGCCTACTCCGCGCTGTCCGCGTTCGGCGACGGCGTCGGCCATGTCATATCCCCGGCCAAGGCGGCGCGCGACGTGCCGGAGCTGCGGACGGACAACCTCAAGGCCGTGGCCGTGTACGGCGACGACCAGATGAACGACTCCCGGATGGCCCTGATGACCGTCCGCGCGGCCGCCGCGGCCGGCGCCACGGTCCTCAACCACGCCGAGGTCACCGGACTGCGCTTCACCCAGGGCCGGGTCACCGGTGCGGAGCTCAAGGACCGTACGGACGGCCAGGAGTTCGGCGTCAACGCCCGCCTGGTGCTGAACGCCACCGGCCCGTGGGTGGACCACCTGCGCAAGATGGAGGACCCCAACTCGGCCCCCTCCATCCGGCTGTCGAAGGGCGCGCACCTGGTCCTCAAGCGCACCGCCCCCTGGAAGGCGGCGCTGGCCACCCCGATCGACAAGTACCGCATCACCTTCGCCCTCCCCTGGGAGGACATGCTGCTGCTGGGCACCACGGATGAGGAGTTCGAGGGCGACCCGGCGGACGTCTCGGTCACCGAGAAGGACACCGCCCAGATCCTGGACGAGGCGGCCTTCTCCGTCCGTGACCAGCAGCTGTCGCGCGATCTGATCACGTACTCCTTCGCGGGTCTGCGGGTGCTGCCCGGTGGCCCCGGCGACACCTCCAAGGCCAAGCGCGAGACGGTCGTCACCGAGGGCAGCGGCGGCATGCTGTCGGTGGCCGGCGGCAAGTGGACGACCTTCCGGCACATCGGCCGTACGGTCATGAACAAGCTCGCCGCGCTGCCCGGCCACCCGCTGGCCGAGGACATGGAGCCGATCGCGCATCTGCCGAAGAAGCTCCCGCTGCCCGGTATCGCCAACCCGAACGCGGTCGCGCACCGGCTGCTGGTCGACGGCGGCACCCCCGGACCGCGGATGGCCCCGGAGACGGCGCGGCACCTCGCCACCCACTACGGCTCGCTGTCCTTCGACATCGCCCGGCTGGCGAACGACAACCCGGCGCTGGCCGAGCGCATCCACCCCGACGCCCCGGAGATCTGGGCGCAGGTCGCCTACGCCCGCGACCACGAGTGGGCCGAGACGGTCGACGATGTGCTGCGCCGCCGTACGACCCTGATGATCCGCGGCCTCGACACGGAGGACGTCCGGGCCAAGGTGAAGGACATGCTGGCGGGCTGA